The window GCCGGCGAGCATGCCGCACCGTATTAGGAGACAAACCAGCGTTAAGGAGTTTTTGTTGCAACTGTGCGCAATGCTGCGGCGTTAACGCTCGAACTTTTAGGTGCCCAATATGAGGGAGAACATAGTGATCTAGGGTCCACCGATAATCAGCAACCGTGGAAGCCTTAGCCGTTAACGGGGCAATAGTTTCGCACCATTGGTGACACCATTTAGTCAAAGTGATGTGTTCATCAACTAACGCTGGGCCTTCGGCTGCCTCTGCTTGTAAAGCTCGGAGCTTCCTTACTGCTTCATTGCGGGTGTTGGAAACACGGCTCCGGCGTTTACGTTTTCCCGTATGATCAAACCCCAGAGAAATGGTAGTAACCCATTTGCCATCTTTGCGTTGATAAAGAGAACCTTCGCCATCAACTCGCTTTTTGGTACTCATTGAGCAACCAAACGTTCTTGACGAGTCAACCGTTCCACATAATCCACGAGGCATTTATTTGGTATCCGAGCGGAACAGCCGATGTGGACAACGAGCAACTCGTTGGCCTTTATCAATCGGTAAACCGACGATCGAGAAACAGACAGAAGTTGAGCCGTTTCGTCAATGGTATGAAGTTGAACGTTCTTCATTGAAGGAGCACCTGTCTTAACCGTGGGACACCGGTATTTGTTAGTTGGCTCTCCTTGGGTTCTTAACTTAAACGACGAAAGTGACAATCGCGGTAAATGAAAACGCTCTGAGTATTTACCGTGGCTGTCTGCGTGGCTGTCTACAAACGACAGGGACGTACAACCCGGGTGGGTGATCAAACCAGTTGAAGGCTCTGACCTGCACAAACACTTGGTGCGCTTGGAGGGACTCGAACCCCCAACCTTCTGATCCGTAATCAGATGCTCTATCCAATTGAGCTACAAGCGCAGACACCTGAGTGTAGGAGCCTCAAGCGAGGCTCCCCCACCCATGTGACAAGTGGCGGAGAGGGTGGGATTTGAACCCACGAAGAACCGTTAGGTCCTTACTCCCTTAGCAGGGGAGCGCCTTCGACCGGACTCGGCCACCTCTCCATGAAATAAGGAGGCTATCGCCGGTGGGCACAAGGTTGAACACCTCTACGCTAAGAGATGGAGGGATGGCAGAGTGGACGATCGCGATGGTCTTGAAAACCATTGAGCCTCACGGCTCCGGGGGTTCGAATCCCCCTCCCTCCGCCACCAAGGCTTAAAGAAATCAGCCTTGGATTTGACCCCGCACCTCAGCTAGCCAAACGTCAGCAGCGGCAGACTCCGTTGAGGCCGCACTACGCAAATCGGCGTCACCGTTTCCGTTACCACTACCCGACGGGTAAGAACCCAAAAACTTGACCTCGCCATGTTTCATATGCAAGTTACGCAGACAGTCCGCTACCAACTCGTCGGCCACGTGACCTTCAACATCCATCAAAAAGCAGTAATCGCCTAAACCCTGTTTGGTGGGGCGAGACTCCAACCGGGTCAAGTTGATAGCCCGGGCGGCAAACTCCTGCAAAATACCTAACAAACTCCCTGGACGATCCGCACGTTGAAACACCACCAGCGAAGTTTTGTCATGGCCAGTAGGGGCTGGAATGCCCTCTTTGGCCACCAACACGAAACGGGTTTGGTTCTCGTGGTGGTCTTCGATAGCGCTGGCCAAGATGTCTAACCCGTAAACCTCGGCGGCCCGAGCAGTACCAATAGCTGCGGTATGCGGCTCTCCGCTTTCCGCCAACTGGCGGGCTGCATCAGCGGTGGAGTTGGCGGCCTGATGTTTGGCTTGCGGCAAGTTCTCCGCCAACCACCCGCGGCACTGCGCAGTGGCATGAGGAAACGACACCACCTCGGTGATGTCAGCAATCTTGGTGCCAGGGCGCACCAGCAGGTTCATTTGTACTGAAATAACCACCTCACGTTGGATCAACAAATCGGTGTCAAAAGTCAAGGTGTCTTGAGTGATGTTGACGCTGCCCTCAATGGAATTCTCGATAGCCACAAAACCCAAGTCGGCTCGGCCATCGTTAACCCGTTGTAAAGCTTCAGAAATAGAAACCGTAGGGGTGAGGCTCATTTCTTTTAGGTCTTCTTGGGTGCGCAAAGCCTGATCAGTAAAGGTGCCTTGCGGTCCTAAGAAAGAAAGAACTGGGGTGTCGGAGGGTGCGTTGTTGTTCACAATAGGTAAGGATAGTGAGGTGGACGTCGCAGACCTGCAACAATTACTCGCCGAAGTGGCTTCCGGGGCAATAGCCCCCGACGAAGCCGTGACGCGTTTACGTGCATTGCCCTTCGCAGATATAGGCGTTGCACGCATTGACCACCACCGATCTTTACGCCAAGGGCTACCCGAAGCCGTGTTTGGGCCAGGCAAAACCCCCGAAGACACCGCCGCAGTAATTACTGAACTTTTAACCAACGGCCACGGCCCCGTGGTTTTAACCCGAGCCGACAAAGCCCAACGCACGGCCGCCCTCGCCGTAGATAACACCGGCACCGTGATCAACCAAACCGTGGTGTGGCGGCCCGCTGCTTCACGACCCGAAAAAGTAGTGGTCGCTACCGCCGGCACGGCCGACCTTTTGGTAGCCGACGAATGTGCGGCCGTGTTGTGGGCCCACGGGGTTGACGCCCTTCGCCTCACCGACATCGGGGTAGCTGGCTTACACCGTTTGCTCGGCGAACTCGAACCCCTCCAAACCGCGGACGCCGTGGTAGTGGTCGCCGGCATGGAAGGCGCCTTAGCCAGCGTGGTGGGTGGTCTTACCAGCGCCCCGGTAGTGGCTGTGCCCACCAGCGTCGGTTACGGCGCTTCACTCGAAGGGGTCACCGCTTTGTTGGGCATGTTGGCTTCGTGTGCTTCGGGTATAACGGTCACCGGAATAGACAACGGTTTCGGTGCGGGGTGTGCGGTCATGCGCCAGTTAGGGTCGGCTACCTCATGACCCGCTGCGCTTGGTTCCACTGTTTTTCTGGCATCGCCGGCGACATGGCCCTCGGATCTCTGATCGACGCCGGGGCCGACAGCGGCGCAGTGCTGGCCATGTTGAACCAACTGGATTTAGCCGATTGGGAACTTACCTTCGAACCCGTGTTACGCGGTGGATTAGCCGGCATCAAAGCCCGAGTAGTGGCCCACGAAACCCACGTGCACCGCACCGCTACCGACATTGCCGCCATGATTGAAAAAGCCCAACTGCCTTCTCGGGTGACCCAACGAGCGCTCGCTACCTTTTGGGCGTTAGCTGAGGTAGAAGGCCGCATGCACAACCAACCCCCCGAACAAGTGCATTTTCACGAGGTAGGAGCCATTGACAGCATTATTGACATTGTCGGCACTTGCGCCGCCTTAGAAGTACTCGACATAGATGAAATCTGGGCCTCGGCCATAACCACCGGCACCGGCACCACCCAGGCTGCCCACGGAGAAATCCCCGTCCCTGCCCCGGCCACCGTCGGGTTACTGGCCGGGGTACCCACCCGCGGCACCGAAGTGCCTTTTGAACTCACCACCCCCACGGGGGCCGCCTTACTAGTAGCCAACGCCACCGGTTGGGGCCCTATGCCGGCCATGCAAATAGAAGCCAGCGGATTCGGTGCTGGCGACCGTGACCTTGAAGGCCGCCCCAACATGACGCAAGTAATTGTGGGCACAACCGCCGAAGTCACCACCCCCGGCCATCCGGTTACTTTGCTAGAAGTCAACGTGGATGACGCCACCGGCGAAACCCTGGCCCACACCATTACTTGCTGCCTTGAAGCAGGCGCACATGACGCTTGGATCACCCCCATTGTGGGCAAAAAAGGCCGCCCGGCCCATGTGGTAAGTGCGCTTTGCGACCCCACCCAAAGCGCAGCCTTAGCCGCAGTGTTAACCACTGAAACTGGGTCGCTGGGGGTACGTGGCCAAACCCTAGAACGCTGGACCGCAGCCCGCCAAATGGACACCGTGGAAGTCGAAGGCCACACTATTGCCGTGAAAGTCACTGCCGGACGCGCCAAAATTGAGCACGACGATGCGGCCCGAGCCGCCAAACAACTCGGATTACCGCTGCGCGAAGTCGTAGCCCGAGCCGAAACAGCGTGGCGTTCATGACCGACACCACTCTTTATTTTCGCCAACTGCTTTCTGGTAAAGACTTTGCTCAAGACGACCCGTTGGCGCAACAAATGGTCAACTTTGTTTACCTCATCGGTGATCGATCAACCGGCGAAGCAGTCATCGTGGACCCGGCCTACGACATCACTGGAATCCTAGACATTCTGGCCGAAGACGACATGCGCTGTACCGGTGTGCTGGCCACCCACTACCACCCCGACCACGTGGGCGGTTCCATGATGGGCTACGACATTATTGGAGCCAAAGAACTCTTAGAGCAGGTATCGGTGCCCATTCACGCCCAAGCCAAAGAAGCCGAGTTCATTCGCAAAGTCACCGGGGTAGGCCCCACCGACGTGGTGGAACACACCAGTGGTGATCTGGTAACGGTGGGCGGTATTGATATTGAACTGATCCACACTCCCGGTCACACTCCGGGCAGCCAATGCTTTTTGGTTGACAACCGTTTGGTGGCCGGCGACACGCTGTTTTTAGAAGGATGCGGCCGCACCGACCTGCCCGGCGGCGACCCGGCACAACTTTACCAAAGCCTCACCCAACGCTTAGGCAAAGTACCCGACAGCGCCGTGTTGTTTCCCGGCCACCGGTATTCGCCGGCCCCTTCGGCTTCCCTGGGCGACACGCGACAAAATAACTTCGTTTTCGCCCCCACCAGCGAAGAACAATGGCTCGCTATGTTCGGTCAATAAGCACCACCATCAAAAAGGAAAAACATGTTTAACGCCATCTTGGTCAACAAAAATGATGACGGGTTTTCGGCTGAATTAACCGAACTCTCCATCGATGATTTGCCCGAAGGTGACGTGCTGGTTGACGTGGAATACTCCACCGTCAACTTCAAAGACGGCCTCGCCATTCAAGACGCTTCGCCCATCGTGCGCAACTGGCCCATGGTGCCCGGCATTGACCTGGCCGGCACGGTGGCCGAAACCACCAACCCGTTGGTTTCGGTAGGCGAACGAGTGCTGGTAAACGGCTGGGGACTCGGCGAAGACCACTGGGGTGGGTACGCCCAACGGGCTCGCATAAATGCCGACATGACCGTGCCGGTGCCCGAAGGTTTCACCACGGCCCAAGCTATGGCCATCGGCACCGCCGGTTACACCGCCATGTTGTGCGTGCTGGCTTTAGAAGAACACGCGGTCACCCCAGAATCTGGCCCGGTACTGGTTACCGGAGCTTCGGGCGGGGTAGGTTCCACAGCCATTTCTTTGCTAGCTGGGTTGGGCTACGAAGTGCATGCTTCTACCGGGCGCCCCGAAGAAGCCGACTATCTCAAAGCCCTCGGCGCTACCCAAATAGTAGACCGAGCCGAACTCTCAGAATCTGGTGGTCGCCCTATGGTGCGCACTCGTTGGGCGGGCGCCGTAGATGCCGTAGGTAGCCACACGTTGGCCAACGTGCTGGCCGCCATACAACCAGAAGGATGCGTAGCGGCCTTTATTTTGCGGGGCGTGACCCTGCGCGGCGTGCATTCGGTAACCGTGCCTCGGCCGCGCCGCCTCGAAGCGTGGGCTCGTTTAGCCACCGACCTCGACCTCGACCATTTGGCTTCTATGACCGAAACCATTGGCCTCGATCAAGTATTTACCGCCACCGAAAAAATCTTGGCCGGCCAAGTACGGGGCCGCCTCGTTGTTGACGTAAACGCCTAAACGGCTGGCTTTAGTTAAAAGCCAGCCGAGTGGTGCGCGAGGAGGGACTTGAACCCTCACGTCCTTGCGGACACAGGAACCTGAATCCTGCGCGTCTGCCAATTCCGCCACTCGCGCGAGTAACAAGCCAAAAGCGTAACCGTTTCGGGCCGTGGTGCGACCTCACGCGCCACAACCCAGCAACCCTCAGCGGGTAGGGTCGCCCCTATGACAAGGCACCGGGTGGAGCGTCGGCTCGAAGCAATGGTCGAAGGGACCTTTGCGCGGCTTTTTAAAAGCGGGTTACGGCCCGTAGAAGTAGGCCGCCGCTTAGTGCGGGTGCTCGAAGCCCATCGGTCGGTTGGCGTAGACGGCAAGGTGGTGGTTCCCAACCATTTCACCGTGCACCTCAGCCCTCCCGATGCCCAACGGTTTGAAGAAATTGACCGCACCCTCAAACGAGAACTCACCGAAGCAGTGCGCCAACACGCCCAAGACGAGGGGTACCGCTTCGCCGGCCCAGTAGAGGTAGACCTCATCACCGACGACCAGCGGCGTACCGGCACCATTGACGTAGTAGCCATAATGCGTGAAGACACCGCCGGAGCCGCCGGATCATTAGTCAATACTGCTGGTCAACGCCGAGACCTCACCGAACAAATAACCACCCTGGGCCGCAACCCAGAATCAACCATTATTTTGATGGAAAAAGCAGCCAGCCGCGACCACGCAGAAATTCATCGCCGCAGCGACGGGGTGCACTTAATAGATAAAGGTTCCACCAACGGAACATGGATAGGCGATCATCGCATTGTTGAACGGCAACTCAACGACGGCGACGAAATACGAATCGGCACCACCGTGCTGCGTTTTGACGCTTCGTGAGCGACGAACTTTTAACCATTTTGCGGCTTTGCCTGCTGGGCCTTTGTTACCTGTTCTTTTTTCGCGTGCTACGAGCCGTATGGGTAGAAACCAGAGCCCCTAAAACCACAACGGTTTCCCTAAACAGCAGCCAACGCTTGGTCATAACCGCACCTAAACAAAACGCCGGTCGCAGTTACGACTTGGCTGACGAAATAACTTTGGGTCGAGCCGCCGGATGCACCATCACCGTTGATGACGATTTTGTTTCTCAAATGCATGCTCGGGTATTTCAACGAGCCGACCAAATAGTGGTCGAAGATTTGGGTTCCACCAACGGCACCTACGTGAATCGACAACGAGTATCGGCCCCCATGGTGATGCGGTTGGGTGATCAACTCCAAGTTGGTGACACGGTGCTGGAGTTGACATGAACCGGCGACTTGAGTCTTGGCAAAAAATAACCTTGCGCAGTGGAGGCGCCACCCACCAAGGCAAAGTACGAGCCAACAACCAAGACGCTTACGCCGTCACCGACGGGGTTTTTGTTTTGACCGACGGAATGGGAGGGCATTCCGGCGGCGAAGTCGCTTCAGAAGTAGCGGCCACCACGGTGGTTAAACTTTTTAGCGAACCGAGCCGAGGAAGAAAAGCCGCGGAGCGTCGCAGTCGAAGCGGGCTAGAAAACGCAGTAACGGTCGCCAACCACGAGGTTATTAAACGAGCGGCCACCAACCCAGACCTCCGTGGCATGGGCACCACCCTGTGTGCCATCGTTGCCGCCACCAGTCAAGACGGCGCCCCAATTTTGGCTGTGGCCAACGTAGGAGATAGTCGGGTGTATCGCCTAACGGCGGGAGCGCTTAGCCAAGTAAGCGAAGATCACAGCCTGGTGGCCGACTTGGTGCGGGCCGGGGAACTTTCCGCCACCGAAGCGGCTCGGCACCCGCAACGAAATGTTTTAACCCGAGCCTTGGGCATAGAGGTCAACTTGGCCGTAGACACTTGGGAACTCGCCCCGGTAGCCGGCGACCGATTTTTGTTATGTAGCGACGGGTTGTTTAACGAACTTGACCACCGAACGATTACCGATGCGTTGCTTAATTTTGAAGAACCTCAAGATGCCGCTGATGCCTTAACCGGGGCAGCGGTTGCCGCCGGGGGCCACGACAACGTCACCGTACTAGTGGTGGATGTAACTGAAGCCCCCGAAACGGCCAAGGTCGCCACCAGCGAAGCACACACCAAAATACAAAGTGTGGTGCCTGCTTTGCCGAAAAAGCGGCGAAAAATAGTTACCTGGCGGGTGAGTGTATTTTTTGCCACTCTGCTGGTGCTGGCCGGCGTCGTTTTTGGGTCCATCTGGTATTACGCCCAAAGTGGATGGTTTGTGGGCCAACACGAAGGACGCGTCTCGGTTTTTCAAGGACGGCCCGATGGCTTGTTGTGGTTCGAACCACGCCTTGCAGTTTCTGGCGGGGTATCCGTGGCTGAACTCAGCGAACACGACCAAGATCTCGTAGCAGCCGCCATAGAAGCAGACTCCTTAACGGCGGCCCGTGAAGTTATGGAACGCCTCAACGAGCGTTCTGGCGGATGACCAGCGCACTGGCTACCCAGCGTCGCCGCACCGAGCTAGGTCTCATTGCATTAGCGGGCCTCACCACAGCGTTGCTTTACGCTTTAGCGGGGCTCGGCCGTTCGGCTTCGCTGCCCGCAGATTTAGGGTCTTTTTTGTTACTGGTTTTGGCCCTCGGGGTAGTGGCCCACCTTGCGGTACGAAGGTTTGCTCCTCACGCCGACCCAATAATTTTGCCGGTCGTAGTTTTTTTAAACGGTTTGGGGCAAGTATTTATTATTCGGCTTTCTCACGAATCTGGTATCGCTGATGAGCTTCCGGCTTTGCAAACCACCTGGACGGCTTTAGGGGTCGGAGCCTTTGTGGCCACCTTAATAATTGTGCGTCGCCCCCGAGACCTCGCCGCCCACCGCTACACCTTTGGGCTCATTGGTATTGGGTTGCTCATGCTGCCCATGTTGCCCGTGGTGGGACGCGAAATAAATGGGGCGCGTATTTGGGCTTCCATTGGCCCCATTAATTTGCAACCCGGGGAGTTTGCTCGCTTAGCCTTAGCGATTTTTTTAGCCGCTTACTTGGTGGAAAATCGAGAACTATTGCAAGTCGGGAATCGTCGCATCGGCCGATTTGAAATCCCCGACGGACGGCACTTAGCGCCGGTGCTGGCGGCTTGGGGGGTTTCGCTGCTGGTACTGGTGGC of the Acidimicrobiia bacterium genome contains:
- a CDS encoding FHA domain-containing protein codes for the protein MSDELLTILRLCLLGLCYLFFFRVLRAVWVETRAPKTTTVSLNSSQRLVITAPKQNAGRSYDLADEITLGRAAGCTITVDDDFVSQMHARVFQRADQIVVEDLGSTNGTYVNRQRVSAPMVMRLGDQLQVGDTVLELT
- a CDS encoding Stp1/IreP family PP2C-type Ser/Thr phosphatase, producing the protein MNRRLESWQKITLRSGGATHQGKVRANNQDAYAVTDGVFVLTDGMGGHSGGEVASEVAATTVVKLFSEPSRGRKAAERRSRSGLENAVTVANHEVIKRAATNPDLRGMGTTLCAIVAATSQDGAPILAVANVGDSRVYRLTAGALSQVSEDHSLVADLVRAGELSATEAARHPQRNVLTRALGIEVNLAVDTWELAPVAGDRFLLCSDGLFNELDHRTITDALLNFEEPQDAADALTGAAVAAGGHDNVTVLVVDVTEAPETAKVATSEAHTKIQSVVPALPKKRRKIVTWRVSVFFATLLVLAGVVFGSIWYYAQSGWFVGQHEGRVSVFQGRPDGLLWFEPRLAVSGGVSVAELSEHDQDLVAAAIEADSLTAAREVMERLNERSGG
- a CDS encoding MBL fold metallo-hydrolase; protein product: MTDTTLYFRQLLSGKDFAQDDPLAQQMVNFVYLIGDRSTGEAVIVDPAYDITGILDILAEDDMRCTGVLATHYHPDHVGGSMMGYDIIGAKELLEQVSVPIHAQAKEAEFIRKVTGVGPTDVVEHTSGDLVTVGGIDIELIHTPGHTPGSQCFLVDNRLVAGDTLFLEGCGRTDLPGGDPAQLYQSLTQRLGKVPDSAVLFPGHRYSPAPSASLGDTRQNNFVFAPTSEEQWLAMFGQ
- a CDS encoding DNA-binding protein encodes the protein MKNVQLHTIDETAQLLSVSRSSVYRLIKANELLVVHIGCSARIPNKCLVDYVERLTRQERLVAQ
- the larC gene encoding nickel pincer cofactor biosynthesis protein LarC, with amino-acid sequence MTRCAWFHCFSGIAGDMALGSLIDAGADSGAVLAMLNQLDLADWELTFEPVLRGGLAGIKARVVAHETHVHRTATDIAAMIEKAQLPSRVTQRALATFWALAEVEGRMHNQPPEQVHFHEVGAIDSIIDIVGTCAALEVLDIDEIWASAITTGTGTTQAAHGEIPVPAPATVGLLAGVPTRGTEVPFELTTPTGAALLVANATGWGPMPAMQIEASGFGAGDRDLEGRPNMTQVIVGTTAEVTTPGHPVTLLEVNVDDATGETLAHTITCCLEAGAHDAWITPIVGKKGRPAHVVSALCDPTQSAALAAVLTTETGSLGVRGQTLERWTAARQMDTVEVEGHTIAVKVTAGRAKIEHDDAARAAKQLGLPLREVVARAETAWRS
- a CDS encoding oxidoreductase — encoded protein: MFNAILVNKNDDGFSAELTELSIDDLPEGDVLVDVEYSTVNFKDGLAIQDASPIVRNWPMVPGIDLAGTVAETTNPLVSVGERVLVNGWGLGEDHWGGYAQRARINADMTVPVPEGFTTAQAMAIGTAGYTAMLCVLALEEHAVTPESGPVLVTGASGGVGSTAISLLAGLGYEVHASTGRPEEADYLKALGATQIVDRAELSESGGRPMVRTRWAGAVDAVGSHTLANVLAAIQPEGCVAAFILRGVTLRGVHSVTVPRPRRLEAWARLATDLDLDHLASMTETIGLDQVFTATEKILAGQVRGRLVVDVNA
- the larB gene encoding nickel pincer cofactor biosynthesis protein LarB yields the protein MDVADLQQLLAEVASGAIAPDEAVTRLRALPFADIGVARIDHHRSLRQGLPEAVFGPGKTPEDTAAVITELLTNGHGPVVLTRADKAQRTAALAVDNTGTVINQTVVWRPAASRPEKVVVATAGTADLLVADECAAVLWAHGVDALRLTDIGVAGLHRLLGELEPLQTADAVVVVAGMEGALASVVGGLTSAPVVAVPTSVGYGASLEGVTALLGMLASCASGITVTGIDNGFGAGCAVMRQLGSATS
- a CDS encoding DUF2662 domain-containing protein translates to MTRHRVERRLEAMVEGTFARLFKSGLRPVEVGRRLVRVLEAHRSVGVDGKVVVPNHFTVHLSPPDAQRFEEIDRTLKRELTEAVRQHAQDEGYRFAGPVEVDLITDDQRRTGTIDVVAIMREDTAGAAGSLVNTAGQRRDLTEQITTLGRNPESTIILMEKAASRDHAEIHRRSDGVHLIDKGSTNGTWIGDHRIVERQLNDGDEIRIGTTVLRFDAS
- the pheA gene encoding prephenate dehydratase, with the translated sequence MRATPISAKGNARKRVTASSGAIAPEATSASNCCRSATSTSLSLPIVNNNAPSDTPVLSFLGPQGTFTDQALRTQEDLKEMSLTPTVSISEALQRVNDGRADLGFVAIENSIEGSVNITQDTLTFDTDLLIQREVVISVQMNLLVRPGTKIADITEVVSFPHATAQCRGWLAENLPQAKHQAANSTADAARQLAESGEPHTAAIGTARAAEVYGLDILASAIEDHHENQTRFVLVAKEGIPAPTGHDKTSLVVFQRADRPGSLLGILQEFAARAINLTRLESRPTKQGLGDYCFLMDVEGHVADELVADCLRNLHMKHGEVKFLGSYPSGSGNGNGDADLRSAASTESAAADVWLAEVRGQIQG
- a CDS encoding FtsW/RodA/SpoVE family cell cycle protein, whose product is MTSALATQRRRTELGLIALAGLTTALLYALAGLGRSASLPADLGSFLLLVLALGVVAHLAVRRFAPHADPIILPVVVFLNGLGQVFIIRLSHESGIADELPALQTTWTALGVGAFVATLIIVRRPRDLAAHRYTFGLIGIGLLMLPMLPVVGREINGARIWASIGPINLQPGEFARLALAIFLAAYLVENRELLQVGNRRIGRFEIPDGRHLAPVLAAWGVSLLVLVAEKDLGSSLLYYALFVVLLWVATERPAFLIIGGGLFVSGAVVAWRIFAHVQDRVDIWFDPWATRSGSGYQLVEAALAMATGGLTGTGPGAGEPNRIPEVETDFIFAAIGEEMGLMGTTLVVGSFILLIGGGLRIAVQSINPFNKLLAVGLTTLMGLQALVIMGGIVRLLPLTGVTLPFISYGGSSLLANYILVALLLRLSDRVALQTTTAPAQNEQVTS